In the genome of Bradyrhizobium ottawaense, the window AGGCGATGTATCACTTCCTGTCCGGCTACACCGCGAAGGTCGCGGGCACCGAGCGCGGTCTCGGCAACGAGCCGCAGCCGGAGTTCTCGACCTGCTTCGGCTCGCCCTTCCTGCCGCTCGACCCCAGCGTCTACGGCAACATGCTGCGCGACCTCATCGCCCAGCACAGTGTCGATTGCTGGCTGGTCAATACGGGCTGGACCGGCGGCAAGTATGGTGTCGGCTCGCGCATGCCGATCAAGGTGACGCGTGCGCTGCTCACCGCCGCGCTCGACGGGTCGCTTCGCAACGTCGAATTCCGCACCGACAAGTACTTCGGCTTCGCGGTCCCGACCGCGCTGCCCGGCGTGCCGGCCGAGATCCTCAACCCGGTCAACACCTGGAAGGACAAGGACGAGTTCGACAAGACCGCCCGCGCGCTGGTCGGCATGTTCCAGAAGAACTTTGCCAAGTTCGAAGCCCAGGTGGACGCCGAGGTGCGCGCCGCCGCGCCGGACGTGAAGCTCGCGGCGGAGTAAGTTCTCGCAAGATGTGATTGACGTGAAAGGGCGGCTTGATCAGCCGCCCTTTCTTTTGCGGCCTGAGCATCGTCAGGCTGCCTAGCCTGTGCATTGCTTGCGATATTCTGCGGGAGTCGCACTCATATGCCTGCGAAAGATCCGGTTGAGATGGCTCTGGTCGGAGAATCCGCTCAACAGGGCGATCTCCTTCAGTGCAAGCCGGTCCTTGCGCAGATGTTCGCAGGCGCGCTTCACCTTGCGGGTGAGGACGTAGGCGTGCGGGCGCATGCCATAATGCACCTGAAACTTGCGGGTGAACTGCACCGGCGTGCAGTTGCAGATGTTGGCCAGTTCGTCGAGCGTGATATTCCGGAAGATGTTCTGCTCGATATAGTCCTCGATCATCCGCGCATGCGCCGGCCTGAAGCGCCCTTGCGCACAGGGCAGCTTGAACTGCACTGAGGCATATTTTCGCAGGATGTGGACGCTCGCCTGAAGTGCCATGGCGTCGTAGCAGAGCCGGCCGCCCGGACCGCCTGCGGAAACCTCCTGCACCATCTGGTCAGCAATCCAGGTCAGGACCGGATCCTCGATCCTGAGCAGATCATGAAGCTCGACGCTTTCGGTATCCCGGTCAAAAGCCTCGCTTGCGGTCTTCGCCATGAGACTAGGCGAGATGTAGAAATGACTGACTTCGAGGTCATGGCACCATCGCCAGTTCGAAGCTTCCGCGCGCGTCAGCAGCGTCGTGACGCCGCGGCCGACATGATCCTGCTTCCAGGATCCGGTCACGCGGCGTTTCATCGCCGTGGTGCCTTCGCGATAAATTACGATCAGAAAGTTATCGGACGGCGGCACCCAGATATCGGATGGCGCATAGCGGAACACGCGCAGCCGAAAATCGGCTTTTCCCACCGCCGAACTGTCCAGCATCATTTCGCCGGGAGCATAGCGTGGCAGCTCCTCGACCGTGATGAACTGCCCCATCGCGCGAGCCTCCTCCCTGGAGTTTTGGCGGGTCGACTGCTTGTTGTTCTCATTGGCCGATCGGCAAGGCAGCAGCATAGGCCGGATTTGCCATTTGCCAAGCGAGCTCGGGCGAGGTCGGCGCCGGCCTCCGGCTTCATTCAAAGGATTGTCGGTTTTGTTCAAGCCGGGAACGCAGCCCGCCTCATAGCCTCCCTCGCGTTCCGGGCAAGTGCGGAAGAACGGTGAAAAGCCGCAAGCGCTCGCGGGACCGACAATTGACGCGATGCACGACCATCCGATCACACGACGGGTGAGGAAGGCCGCGCGCTCTGGGAAGAGCCAGGAGGGAAAAATGGCAGAAACGGCGACCAAACCCAATGGAAGCAATGGCGCGCATGTAACGGCGAAATTCGACGCGGTGGTTGTTGGAGCCGGCGTCGCCGGGCTCTATCAGCTCTACCGTTTGCGCGAACAGGGAGTGAAGGTCAGGGCCATTGACGCGGGCGCAGGCGTGGGCGGCACCTGGTATTGGAATCGCTATCCCGGCGCCCGCTTCGATTCAGAGAGCCACATCTACCAGTATCTGTTCTCCGAGGAGCTCTACAAGGGATGGAGCTGGAGCGAGAAATTCCCCGGCCAGCCGGAAATCGAGCGCTGGCTCAACTACATCGCCGACCGCCTCGATCTGCGCAAGGACATCCAGTTCGGGACGATCGTCAAAAGCGCCCATTTCAACGAAGCCACACAGCGCTGGCTGGTCACGACCGACAGGGGTGACGTGATCGACACCCAGTTTCTGATCACCTGTTGCGGCATGCTCTCCGCCCCGCACGTATCGTTTCCGGGACAGGAGACGTTCAAGGGGCAGCTGTTCCACACGGCGCGCTGGCCCAAGGAGCCGGTCGAATTCGGCGGCAAGCGCGTCGGCGTTATCGGCAACGGCGCAACCGGCATCCAGGTCATCCAGACGATCGCCGGCGAGGTCGGTCATCTGAAAGTCTTTGTTCGCACGCCGCAATACATGATTCCGATGAAGAATCCCAAGTACAGCGAGGAAGATGCGGAGGCCTACAAGTCGAAATTCCAGCATCTCACGGAGCGCCTGCCGCGTACCTTCACCGGATTCGAATATGATTTCGAGCACGCCTGGGCCGGCCTGACGCCGGAGCGGCGCCGGGAGGTGATCGAGGATTGCTGGAACGACGGCTCCCTGAAGCTTTGGATATCGTCCTTCGCCGAGTTGTTCTTCGACGCCGAGGTCAACGCCGAAATCTCGGGCTTCGTGCGCGAGAAGATGCGCGAGCGACTGAAGGATCCAAAGCTGTGCGATGCCTTGATTCCGGCCGACTACGGTTTCGGGACGCATCGGGTGCCACTGGAGCAGAACTTCCTCGAAGCCTTCCATCGCCCCAATGTCGAGATCGTCAGCGTCAAGGCCAATCCGATCGAACGCGTGACACCCACGGGTATCCAGACCGCGGACGGGACGATCCACGAGCTCGACGTCATCGTTCTGGCGACTGGATTCGACGCCGGAACCGGCGCGTTGACGCGCATCGATATCAGGGGCCGCGGTGGGCGGTCGCTGAAGGAGGATTGGAGCAAGGATATCCGCACCACGATGGGCCTGCAGGTTCACGGCTATCCGAACCTGTTCACGACTGCGGTGCCGCTGGCTCCGTCGGCTGCGCTCTGCAACATGACCACCTGTCTCCAGCAGCAGGTCGAATGGATCGACGATTGCATCAGGTTCGTGCGTACGAAGAACCTGAAGGTGGTTGAGCCGACCAAGGATGCCGAAGACGGATGGGTGGCGCATCACGATGAGATCGCCAATGCGACGCTGATCGCGAAGACCAATTCCTGGTACCTGGGCTCGAACGTCGAAGGCAAACCGCGCCGCGTTCTGTCCTATTGCGGGGGCGTCGGCGCCTATCGGCAGAAATGCAACGAGGTCGCTGCCAGCGGCTACCAGGGTTTTACCATGAATTGAGTGCTCGCGAGGCGCTGCATCGACGGAATTCATCCAATACAAACGGGAGGACAAAAATGAGCACGAATTTCGGTGCCGCCGCAGACGCCGTTCTCGGCGGCGTCGTCACATCCACGCCGCGTGTGCCTGGCGTCGTCGCGATGGTGACGAACCGCGATCGCAACATCTACGAAGGCGCAGCGGGGAAAAGGCGTGTCGACCAGCCAGCCGAGATGACGACCGACAGCATCTTCGCCATCTTCTCCACGACCAAGGCGGTCACCGGCACGGCCGTGCTGCAACTCGTCGAAGAGGGCAAGCTCGATCTCGACGCACCGGCCAAGCGCTACGCTCCGGACATCGGCAAGCTCCAGGTCATCGAGGGCTTTGATGCCGCGGGTGAGCCGATGCTGCGGGCGCCCAAGCGGGACATCACCACGCGGATGCTGATGACGCATACCGCCGGTCTCAGCTACGACTTCATCAACCACACCTACAACCGCCTGGCCGAGGAGAAGGGGCAGCCCAGCGTCATCACCGCTTCCAAAGCCTGCCTGATGACGCCGCTGCTGTTCGATCCGGGCGAGCGTTGGGACTACGGCACCAATCTCGACTGGTGCGGCCAAATCGTCGAGGCCATCGCCGGGCGCCGGCTTGGAGAGGTTTTCAATACGCGCATCTTCGAGCCGCTCGGAATCAAGAGCATGACCTTCGAGCTGACCGACGCCATGCGCAGCAAACTGGCGGGGATCCACGCGCGCGGCGCCGACGGCTCGTTGACGCCGATGGATTTCGAGCTCCCCGCCAAGCCTGAAGTGCATATGGGCGGCCACGGCCTTTACGGCACGGTCGGCGATTACATGCGTTTCATCCGGATGTGGTTGAATGACGGTGCCGGCGAGCATGGCCGCGTGCTGAAGGCGGAGACCGTGCGCATGGCGGAGAAGAATCATCTCGGAGACAAGAAGGTGACACCGATCACCGGCGTCATCCCGGCGCTGTGCAATGATGCCGAGTTCTTCCCGGGCCAGCCAAAGTCCTGGGCGCTCTCGTTCATGATCAACGACCAGGAAGCACCCACCGGGCGTCCCGCCGGCGCCCTCGGCTGGGCGGGCCTTGCCAATCTGTTCTATTGGATCGACCGGCAGAACGGGTTCGGCGGGTTCTGGGCCACGCAGATTCTTCCGTTCGGCGATCCAACGTCGTTCATCGGTTACATGAATTTCGAGACGGCGTTTTATCAGAGCCTGAGGCAGCGAATGGCGGGTTAGGAACCCCGGCAAGAACGGGACGAGGGGTGGCGAGAGCTCACGCCTTGAAATACGCGATCTGTGTCGAGGTCGCGAGCAGCCTTCCGTTCGGCGACCACAGCTCGGCGTTCTGGTCGGCGTAGCTCTTGTGCATGATCTTCGAATCGGCGGTGGCCAGCACGCGCGTGATGTCCTCAGCCGCGAGCTCGTCGCTGTCGGTGTGGAAATAGGTCGTCAGCGACACCGTGCCGAACGGCACCAGCTCGCGCCGAGCGTGGAAGATGCGGCCGAAGAAGGCGTCCGACATCGACATCAGCGACAGCATGTCGAGCTTGCGCGGCGCGCGGTCGCTGATCCAGATTTTCGAATAGGTGCTGGCGGGCGCGGCCTGCTGCGGGCCGATCCGCATCTCGCCCTCGACGAAGCGAAACTCGTACTGGTTGGCCCAGGACGCCGCGATCTTCGGGAACGGCAGCGTCGCTTCGAACGGCTTTGCATCGGGATATTGCGCCACCCGGTGCTCCCAGGACGGCCGGCGCTCGGCGAACACCGCGGTGGCGAGTGTCGCGACCTCGCCGCCGCCTTGGCTGAGCTCGACGCTCCAGTGCTGGCTGGAGCGGTTGGCCTTCACCAGCCGCACGTCGAGATCGAACGGCCCCTTGGCGATCGGCGCGCAATAATTGACCGTGAGGGCGAGCGGATCGCCGGCGCGTTCCGGATGGTCGATCAGCGCGCGCAGAATGGTCGCGGCGGTGGCGCCGCCGAACGGGCCGACGAAGGCCCAATAATCGTCGCTGGTGTGCCCCTGCCAGCTGGAGTCGCCGGCGGTGACGCGGGTGGCGTCGTCGAAGGGGTGCGGGAGCTTGGCGTGCATGTGTGTTTCCGTCTGTCATTCCGGGGCGATGCGACGGGACCGCGTAGCGCGGCCCAGAGCATCGAACCCGGAAGCTCGAGATTCCGGGTTCGGCTCTGCGAGCCGCCCCGGAATGACGGTCGTCATATCACAGCCATTGCCCGGATGCGCAATTACGTATCGAGTAACCGCGCTTCCACGCCGCGGAAAAATCAGCCCGCGGCGTCGCGCAGGTTCGGCAGCAGCGGCGTGGTCGGATTGACCGGCACGTTCCAGATCTCCTCGGCGTATTCGCGGATGGTGCGATCCGAGGAGAACCAGGCCATGCGCGCGACGTTGAGGATGGAGGCGCGGGTCCAGGCCGGCGAGACCAGCCAGCGCGCATCGACGCTGCGCTGCGCCTCGTAATAGGAATCGAAATCGGCGCTGACCATGTAATGGTCGAGATAGCGCAGCGCGTGCGCGATCGACTCGAAACGTCCGGGGTCGCCGGGCGAGAACTCGCCGGTGCCGATCGCATTGATGGCGCGCTGCAGTTTCGGCGAATTGAGGATCAGGTCGGAGGCGTCCAGCCCCTGCTTGCGCCGGATCATCACGTCGCCGGCCTCCATGCCGAAGATCGCGATGTTCTCGGCGCCGACATGGTCGCGGATCTCGATATTGGCGCCGTCGAGCGTGCCGATGGTGATGGCGCCGTTCAGCGCCAGCTTCATGTTGCCGGTGCCGGACGCTTCCATGCCCGCGGTCGAGATCTGCTCGGACAGGTCGGCCGCGGGAATGATCACTTCGGCGAGGCTGACATTGTAATCGGGCAGGAACACCACCTTGAGCTTGCCGCCGATCGTGGGGTCGTTGTTCACGACCTCCGCGACGTCGTTGATCAGCTTGATGATCAGTTTTGCGTAGCGGTAGCTCGCGGCAGCCTTGCCGGCGAAGATCTTCACCCGCGGCACCCAATTGCCGGTTGGATCGTCCTTGATCGCCTGGTACAGCGCGACGGTCTCGATGACATTGAGGAGCTGGCGCTTGTATTCGTGGATGCGCTTGATCTGCACGTCGAACAGCGCGGTCGGGTCGACCTTGATGCCGAGCCGTTCGCCGATCAGGCGCGCCAGCGCGGTCTTGTTGTGAAGCTTGACGCTGCGGAACTTCTTCTGGAATTCGACGTCGCTGGCGCGCGCTTCGATCAGCGAGAGCTGGGTCGGATCGTCGAGCACCGCCTCGCCGCAGGTCTCGCGCAACAGATCGGTCAGCTTCGGGTTCGCCAGCATCAGCCAGCGGCGGAAGGTGATGCCGTTGGTCTTGTTGGTGATGCGGCCGGGATAGAGATGGTTGAGGTCGTGGAACACGGTCTCACGCATCAGGTCCGAATGCATGCCCGAGACGCCGTTGATGCGGTGCGAGCCGACGAAGGCGAGCTGGCCCATGCGCACGCGGCGCCCGCTCTTCTCGTCGATCAGCGAGACCGAGGCGCGGAAGTCGATGTCGCCGGGGCAGCGCGCTTCGGCCAGCGCCAGATGCTGCACGTTGATGCGGTAGATGATCTCGAGATGCCGCGGCAGCAGCCGCTCGAACAGCTCGACCGGCCAGGTCTCCAGCGCCTCGGGCAGCAGCGTGTGGTTGGTGTAGGAGAGGGTGGCGACCGTGATCTTCCAGGCCTCGTCCCAGCGGAAATTGTGCAGATCGACGAGGATCCGCATCAGCTCGGTGACGGCGAGGCTCGGATGGGTGTCGTTGAGCTGCACCGCGACCTTGGACGACAGGCTGCGCAGCTGGCCGTCGGACGCAAGGTGTCGCTTGACGAGATCCTGAAGCGAGGCCGAGACGAAGAAATATTCCTGGCGCAGGCGCAGCTCGCGGCCTGCCGGGCTCTCGTCGTTCGGATAGAGGAATTTGCAGATCGCTTCCGCGCGCGACTGCTCGGCGGTGGCGCTGACATAGTCGCCCTTGTTGAAGGCATCGAGCTTCAACGGATCGGGCGAACGGGCCGACCACAGGCGGAGCGCGTTGACGTGCTGGCCCCGCCAGCCGACGATCGGCGTGTCATAGGCGATCGCCTGCACGGTCTCGCCCGGATGCCAGATCGCGCGGTCGCGGCCCTTGTCGTCGACATGCTCGACGCCGCCGCCGAAATTGATGTCGTAGATCACTTCGGGCCGCTGCAATTCCCAGGGATTGCCGAAGCTCAGCCATTCGTCGGGATATTCCTGCTGCCAGCCCTGGTTGATGATCTGGCGGAACAGGCCGTAATCATAGCGGATGCCGTAGCCGATCGCGGGGATCGACAGCGTCGCCATGCTCTCCATGAAGCAGGCGGCGAGGCGCCCGAGGCCGCCATTGCCGAGCGCGGCGTCCGGCTCGCATTTGCGCAGCTCAGGCAGGGAGACACCGAGATCGCCGAGCGCGACCTCGAAGATCTTGAGCAGGCCCATGTTGTTGAGCGCATCGGTGAAGAGACGGCCGATCAGGAATTCGAGCGAGAGATAATAGACGCGCTTGCGGCCCGCATCGTAGCTGTGCTTCTCGGCCGTGAGCCAGCGATGCACGACGCGGTCGCGCAGCGCCAGCGCCGCGGCCTGGTACCAGTCGTGCCTGGTCGCCATGCCCGCATCCTTGCCGATGGCAAGGCGCAGCTTCGCCAGGATCGCGCCCTTGATCTCAGCCAGCGCGAGCTCGTCGATCGGCTGGCCGGGGGCGGGAAAACTGGGCTGGAACGATTGATCTTGCAAAGCCGTCACTTCCTGGTCGAACACACTACTAACCCTACGCGTCTTGCCCCTGCACCGGAACTGTCGCCGATGCGGCCTTGCACTGCGCTGGCGTAAATTTATGCAAGGAACGGGCCGATTTGGGAACCCGGGCGAGCACGGAGAAACCGGGATTCAGTGCTAGATTGCGGATCAATTCAGCCATCAGTGTGGAGAACATTCCCATGAGACTGCTGACGCGACTGCTGATCGAAATCGCCGCGGCGGCCCTGCTCGTCGTCTGCATCAGCACCCTCAGTGCCGCGTTTGCCGCCGGCAAGCCCGGTCGCAGCGCCGACGGCCTGACCTGCGGTTTCACGGTCCCGCAGAATGCCTCGCCCGCGGCCCGCTGCGCCGCCATCAAGCGCCAATGCGGCGGCAAGTTTTACGCGAATGCGTGCGGCGACAGGCTGATGTCCGCGGTGAATTGAGAGGCGGGCCGCAACGCTCGCGAATCTGGGCCGCCTTCAAGCCGCTTTGGCCTGCACCGCATCGCAAAACTCGGCGAGACGATCCGCAAGCCGCAGCGTTGCCGGGCTCGCATCGGGCGAGGCCATCAGCGCGACCTCGGTCTTGTTGATCGGCGCAAAACCGTCCTTCGCCGTCAGCACGCGGTGGTCGGACTGGATCGACATTTCCGACAAGATGCTGAGGCCCATGCCGGCGGCGACCGCGGCCTGGATGCCGGAGAGGCTCGATGAGGAATAGGCCATGTGCCAGGCGCGGCCGACGCTTTCCAGCGCGTGGATGGCGCCGGCACGATAGAGGCAGCCGGTCGGAAAACCGATCAGCGGCACGGATGCGGCATGGACATCGACCGGATGGCCCTTGCTGGTGACCCAGTGCACGCGCTCCGGCCAAACCGCGATGGCGCCTTTCTCGCCGGCCGCACGCTTGAATAGCGCCACGTCTAGCTCGCCGCGTTCGAGATCGCGCGCCAGATGCTTGCTCTGGTCGGCGCGCACGTCGAGCCGCAGGCCCGGATGCGAGCGCGAGAACGCGCCCAGTAATTTGGTCAGCCGGTACGCCGCGAAATCTTCGGGGATGCCGAGCCGGATCGCGCCTTCGCCGTCCGGCTGGCGCAGCACGTCGCGCGCCTCCTCGGCGAGCGAGAGCAAACGCCGCGCGTAAGAGAGCAGCCGCTCGCCGGCCTCGGTCGGGCGCACATTCTTGCCGTCGCGGTGCAGGAGCACCTGGCCGATATCGTCCTCCAGCCGCTTGATCTGCTGGCTGACGGTCGACTGCGTGCGATGGACGCGCTCGCCGGCGCGGGTGAAGCCGCCGGCCTCGACCACCGAGACGAAGCTGCGCAGCAGCTCGAGATCGAGCATGGCCGCCTCCATTCGAAAATCCACTGATAGCGAGTTAATCATTTAATTTCCAAATGACAAGCGGGCTCCCTAGATCGAGGCTCAGGAGAATGCCCCCATGTCGCTCGCCCCCTCGATTCCCGTTCCGCGCAGCCGCTTCAACACGCTGCCGCTGGCCATCGGCCTGTTCTGCCTGCTCTGGAGCTACGCCTTCGTCGCCGGCAAGATCGGCGTCACCCATTGCCCGCCGCTGATCCTGCTCGCCGCGCGCTTCTCGCTCGCCGGCATTTTGATCCTGGGCGCCACGCTGATCCGCGGCGACAGCTGGTCGTTAACCTGGCGCGATGCGGCGATCTTCGCCGTACTTGGGATTGCCAACAACGCGCTCTATCTCGGGCTCGGCTACACCGGCCTGCAATCGGTCTCCGCCGGCCTCGGCGGCCTGATCGTCTCGGCCAATCCGGTCTTTACCGCGGCGCTCGCTGCCCTGCTGCTCGGGGAAGGCATGACCTGGCGCAAGGCCGGCGGCCTGCTGCTCGGCATCACCGGCGTGACCCTGATCGTCTGGCATCGCCTGTCGGTCGGCACGGATTCCCTGCATGGCATCGTCTTCACGCTGGCTTCGCTCGCCTCGCTCGTTGCCGGCACCATCCTGTTCAAGCTGCTCGCGCCGAAGGGATCCTTGTGGATCGGCAACGGCGTGCAGAACCTTGCCGCCGGCATCGTGCTGACGCCGGTCGCGTTCACCTTCGCCGACGTGCATGCGATCGATGTCACGCCGAGCCTGCTCGGCGCCTTCGCCTTCCTCGTGCTGGGGGGCTCCATCCTCGCCTATTGGCTCTGGTTTCATCTCCTGAAAGTGTGCGGCGCCACCGCCGCCAGCGCCTATCATTTCCTGATGCCGCCGCTCGGCATGCTGTTCGCGTATCTCGTGCTCGGCGAGCACGTCGAGGCGCGCGATCTGCTCGGGATCATTCCAGTCGCGCTCGGCATCTATCTGGTGACGCGGCCGGCGAAGGCGGCCGCCTAGAAGCTGTCATTCCGGGGCGAGGCGAAGCCTCGAGCCCGGAATCCATCGGGCACCAACTCCGCGGATGAATGGATTCTCAGGTGCGCAATTGCGCACCGGAGCTCGCGCTGCGCGCGCCCCGGAATGACAGCGGCTAATCCTTCCGAAACACGATCGACGCCATCCATCCCGTCATCAGCGCCATCGCGGCGGTGACGAGGCCATAGATCAGCCCATTCTGCCTGGCGGTGGTAGCGACGAACTGCTCGAAGCCGACCTTGACGATCTCGAACGCGGTCTCGGTCTTGCCGATGAACGCGCCGTTCGCAAACAGTCTGATCTCGACCTCGTAGGTGCCGATCGGCACCTCCGCCGGCAGCGGAATGCCGGTGCGAAACAGGGTCGGCGTCAGGAACGTCACCGCGCTCGGATCCTCGCGATAGAGCCCGCGCTGGGTGCGCAGGCGGATGAAGGCCGAGCGGAATGCGTCGTTCGGCACCACGTCGGCATAATCGCCGCCGACCCGCTGCGTCAGCAGCACATTGTTCAGCCCGATCTGCTGCCGCCGCGCGATCTCGGGCGAGGTGATCGCCTCAAAGGGACGGTTGGCGAACAGCGCCAGATAGCTCGGCACCTGCAGGAACTGCCGGTAGTCGGTGTTGATCCAGATGCCGAAGGTGCGCTCCTTGCGCCGCGTCATCATGTCGGCGCGCGGGCCCATCACGGTGACGACGAGATCATAGGCGGTGCGATCGGCGGGCGTCGTCGCGTCCTTCTCGACCGAGCCGAACAGCACCAGCTCCTCGCCGGAATAGTTCGGTGTCACCGTGACGCGGTGGTTGGACACCGACACGATCAGCCGCTCGGCGCGCGCGGCTGATCCGAGCAGCAGGACGAGCAGGAATGCGAGAGCTGCGCGCATCATCCGCTCACCCCCAGCTCGCGGATGGTGAAGAGATCCTCCGGCCGGATCACCAACTCGATCGCGAAGCGGATTCCGACCGAGAGGATCAAGAGGCCGAGCAGCAGCCGCAGCTGCTCGCCGCGGATCTTCTGCCCGGCGCGGACGCCGAATTGCGCGCCGGTGACGCCGCCGACCATCAGGATCAGCGCCAGCACGGCGTCGACGAGGTGATTGGTCACCGCATGCAGCATGGTCGCGAACAGCATCGTGACGAGCGTCAGGACCATCGAGGTCCCGATCACCGTCGACGTCGGCACCCTCAGCAGATAGATCATGATCGGCACCAGGATGAAGCCGCCGCCGATGCCCATGATGGCGCCGATGAAGCCGATCATGATGCCGACGATCACCACGGGGATGACGGAGAGATAGATCTTTGAGCGCTTGA includes:
- a CDS encoding helix-turn-helix domain-containing protein, with the translated sequence MGLVAVSAIFPSWLFPERAAFLTRRVIGWSCIASIVGPASACGFSPFFRTCPEREGGYEAGCVPGLNKTDNPLNEAGGRRRPRPSSLGKWQIRPMLLPCRSANENNKQSTRQNSREEARAMGQFITVEELPRYAPGEMMLDSSAVGKADFRLRVFRYAPSDIWVPPSDNFLIVIYREGTTAMKRRVTGSWKQDHVGRGVTTLLTRAEASNWRWCHDLEVSHFYISPSLMAKTASEAFDRDTESVELHDLLRIEDPVLTWIADQMVQEVSAGGPGGRLCYDAMALQASVHILRKYASVQFKLPCAQGRFRPAHARMIEDYIEQNIFRNITLDELANICNCTPVQFTRKFQVHYGMRPHAYVLTRKVKRACEHLRKDRLALKEIALLSGFSDQSHLNRIFRRHMSATPAEYRKQCTG
- a CDS encoding flavin-containing monooxygenase; this encodes MAETATKPNGSNGAHVTAKFDAVVVGAGVAGLYQLYRLREQGVKVRAIDAGAGVGGTWYWNRYPGARFDSESHIYQYLFSEELYKGWSWSEKFPGQPEIERWLNYIADRLDLRKDIQFGTIVKSAHFNEATQRWLVTTDRGDVIDTQFLITCCGMLSAPHVSFPGQETFKGQLFHTARWPKEPVEFGGKRVGVIGNGATGIQVIQTIAGEVGHLKVFVRTPQYMIPMKNPKYSEEDAEAYKSKFQHLTERLPRTFTGFEYDFEHAWAGLTPERRREVIEDCWNDGSLKLWISSFAELFFDAEVNAEISGFVREKMRERLKDPKLCDALIPADYGFGTHRVPLEQNFLEAFHRPNVEIVSVKANPIERVTPTGIQTADGTIHELDVIVLATGFDAGTGALTRIDIRGRGGRSLKEDWSKDIRTTMGLQVHGYPNLFTTAVPLAPSAALCNMTTCLQQQVEWIDDCIRFVRTKNLKVVEPTKDAEDGWVAHHDEIANATLIAKTNSWYLGSNVEGKPRRVLSYCGGVGAYRQKCNEVAASGYQGFTMN
- a CDS encoding serine hydrolase domain-containing protein, encoding MSTNFGAAADAVLGGVVTSTPRVPGVVAMVTNRDRNIYEGAAGKRRVDQPAEMTTDSIFAIFSTTKAVTGTAVLQLVEEGKLDLDAPAKRYAPDIGKLQVIEGFDAAGEPMLRAPKRDITTRMLMTHTAGLSYDFINHTYNRLAEEKGQPSVITASKACLMTPLLFDPGERWDYGTNLDWCGQIVEAIAGRRLGEVFNTRIFEPLGIKSMTFELTDAMRSKLAGIHARGADGSLTPMDFELPAKPEVHMGGHGLYGTVGDYMRFIRMWLNDGAGEHGRVLKAETVRMAEKNHLGDKKVTPITGVIPALCNDAEFFPGQPKSWALSFMINDQEAPTGRPAGALGWAGLANLFYWIDRQNGFGGFWATQILPFGDPTSFIGYMNFETAFYQSLRQRMAG
- a CDS encoding acyl-CoA thioesterase translates to MHAKLPHPFDDATRVTAGDSSWQGHTSDDYWAFVGPFGGATAATILRALIDHPERAGDPLALTVNYCAPIAKGPFDLDVRLVKANRSSQHWSVELSQGGGEVATLATAVFAERRPSWEHRVAQYPDAKPFEATLPFPKIAASWANQYEFRFVEGEMRIGPQQAAPASTYSKIWISDRAPRKLDMLSLMSMSDAFFGRIFHARRELVPFGTVSLTTYFHTDSDELAAEDITRVLATADSKIMHKSYADQNAELWSPNGRLLATSTQIAYFKA
- a CDS encoding glycogen/starch/alpha-glucan phosphorylase, translating into MQDQSFQPSFPAPGQPIDELALAEIKGAILAKLRLAIGKDAGMATRHDWYQAAALALRDRVVHRWLTAEKHSYDAGRKRVYYLSLEFLIGRLFTDALNNMGLLKIFEVALGDLGVSLPELRKCEPDAALGNGGLGRLAACFMESMATLSIPAIGYGIRYDYGLFRQIINQGWQQEYPDEWLSFGNPWELQRPEVIYDINFGGGVEHVDDKGRDRAIWHPGETVQAIAYDTPIVGWRGQHVNALRLWSARSPDPLKLDAFNKGDYVSATAEQSRAEAICKFLYPNDESPAGRELRLRQEYFFVSASLQDLVKRHLASDGQLRSLSSKVAVQLNDTHPSLAVTELMRILVDLHNFRWDEAWKITVATLSYTNHTLLPEALETWPVELFERLLPRHLEIIYRINVQHLALAEARCPGDIDFRASVSLIDEKSGRRVRMGQLAFVGSHRINGVSGMHSDLMRETVFHDLNHLYPGRITNKTNGITFRRWLMLANPKLTDLLRETCGEAVLDDPTQLSLIEARASDVEFQKKFRSVKLHNKTALARLIGERLGIKVDPTALFDVQIKRIHEYKRQLLNVIETVALYQAIKDDPTGNWVPRVKIFAGKAAASYRYAKLIIKLINDVAEVVNNDPTIGGKLKVVFLPDYNVSLAEVIIPAADLSEQISTAGMEASGTGNMKLALNGAITIGTLDGANIEIRDHVGAENIAIFGMEAGDVMIRRKQGLDASDLILNSPKLQRAINAIGTGEFSPGDPGRFESIAHALRYLDHYMVSADFDSYYEAQRSVDARWLVSPAWTRASILNVARMAWFSSDRTIREYAEEIWNVPVNPTTPLLPNLRDAAG
- a CDS encoding LysR family transcriptional regulator, with the translated sequence MLDLELLRSFVSVVEAGGFTRAGERVHRTQSTVSQQIKRLEDDIGQVLLHRDGKNVRPTEAGERLLSYARRLLSLAEEARDVLRQPDGEGAIRLGIPEDFAAYRLTKLLGAFSRSHPGLRLDVRADQSKHLARDLERGELDVALFKRAAGEKGAIAVWPERVHWVTSKGHPVDVHAASVPLIGFPTGCLYRAGAIHALESVGRAWHMAYSSSSLSGIQAAVAAGMGLSILSEMSIQSDHRVLTAKDGFAPINKTEVALMASPDASPATLRLADRLAEFCDAVQAKAA
- a CDS encoding DMT family transporter, producing MSLAPSIPVPRSRFNTLPLAIGLFCLLWSYAFVAGKIGVTHCPPLILLAARFSLAGILILGATLIRGDSWSLTWRDAAIFAVLGIANNALYLGLGYTGLQSVSAGLGGLIVSANPVFTAALAALLLGEGMTWRKAGGLLLGITGVTLIVWHRLSVGTDSLHGIVFTLASLASLVAGTILFKLLAPKGSLWIGNGVQNLAAGIVLTPVAFTFADVHAIDVTPSLLGAFAFLVLGGSILAYWLWFHLLKVCGATAASAYHFLMPPLGMLFAYLVLGEHVEARDLLGIIPVALGIYLVTRPAKAAA
- a CDS encoding TIGR02186 family protein; the encoded protein is MMRAALAFLLVLLLGSAARAERLIVSVSNHRVTVTPNYSGEELVLFGSVEKDATTPADRTAYDLVVTVMGPRADMMTRRKERTFGIWINTDYRQFLQVPSYLALFANRPFEAITSPEIARRQQIGLNNVLLTQRVGGDYADVVPNDAFRSAFIRLRTQRGLYREDPSAVTFLTPTLFRTGIPLPAEVPIGTYEVEIRLFANGAFIGKTETAFEIVKVGFEQFVATTARQNGLIYGLVTAAMALMTGWMASIVFRKD